The following proteins come from a genomic window of Micrococcales bacterium:
- a CDS encoding FAD-binding oxidoreductase yields the protein MDSSGALATHPDSGQAHLASAFGSRLLTSPTQLAGIGRDASHYLLEPKAVLKAADAGQVALAMRLAAEHGMGLTFRSGGTSLSGQASSDGLLVDVRQAFRQVNVLAEGLQVACGPGVTVGAVNAALAKYGRMLGPDPASKVAATIGGVVANNASGMACGTQFNTYATLASMEFVLPSGTTVDSAAVDADDRLRQSEPALYAGLAALRDQVRADPVAMAKIAAQYAMKNTMGYGINSLVDFDRPVDILTHLMIGSEGTLGFVAGATFNTVEVPRHVATALLVFPHLEAATDALAQLLAAGAKVLELMDPTSVAAAQAAAAPGDPILDFHGPGQTALLVELRSGQGEELAQNLADMRALLPKLGLVRPSSFAIETKDRALLWASRNGLYTAVAGARPPGTTALLEDIAVPVSALSGTCHHLAQLFRQNELADGVIFGHAKDGNIHFMVTLDLAQAVQLRRFEAFTDQMVDLVLDAGGTLKAEHGTGRIMAPFVRRQFGDRLYEVMGRIKQLCDPGGLLGPGVVINADARAHLNHIKVTPVLDEAFDRCVECGYCEPTCASRDLTTTPRQRIALLRQIATLPPDQAEAMARDFDYQGVDTCAADSLCLVACPVNIDTGHIIEAMRVERHSSPVVQLLGRLAARHWRAVVALLRLGLHLAGVLPSRLLQAVTRAARRVLPQDWIPQVGQDLPRPGPPRRRSRQPHQSRQSELWHDAKAQPRGIGADQRSVSAKTSPPELRGGAGIVVRDWLRAFVFGNAKALPQDKARDNAPGPAPAFLAEAQPGELGVWHEPEDRHEAAVFFSTCINSLFAPSGAGPGVGGALRQLAAMAGVELIMPEHIEDLCCGTVWQSKGLVSGQREMARRVFGVLWRASGQGRWPVVADAASCTKTLTSLPAALPVAQAELAQRLKVIDATSYVRKHLASRLVVPQPLAAIAVHPTCSTVHLGAVDDLVALAEMAAETVFVPPTWGCCGFAGDRGMLHPELTASATGPEAQAIAQAEAERAKAAGGIGQFDAYVTANRTCEIGISRATGRTYRHVLEVLAEVARPGW from the coding sequence ATGGACTCTTCCGGTGCCCTGGCCACCCACCCGGATTCAGGTCAGGCCCATTTGGCGAGCGCCTTTGGCAGCCGCCTGCTGACTTCCCCAACGCAACTGGCCGGCATCGGCCGGGACGCCTCTCACTACCTGCTGGAACCCAAGGCCGTGCTCAAGGCGGCCGATGCCGGGCAGGTCGCCTTGGCCATGCGCCTGGCCGCAGAGCACGGCATGGGTTTGACTTTCCGATCTGGCGGAACCTCGCTCAGTGGGCAGGCTTCCTCCGATGGTCTTCTGGTAGACGTACGCCAGGCCTTTAGGCAGGTCAACGTGCTGGCCGAGGGACTCCAGGTGGCCTGCGGCCCAGGAGTGACGGTTGGCGCGGTCAACGCCGCCTTGGCCAAATATGGTCGGATGCTGGGCCCTGACCCGGCCTCTAAGGTGGCGGCCACGATTGGCGGGGTGGTGGCCAACAACGCTTCCGGCATGGCCTGCGGTACCCAATTCAACACCTACGCCACTTTGGCTTCGATGGAGTTTGTCCTGCCCAGCGGCACTACGGTCGATTCAGCGGCGGTGGACGCTGATGACCGGCTGCGTCAAAGCGAACCGGCGCTATATGCCGGCCTGGCCGCCTTGCGTGACCAGGTGCGCGCCGACCCGGTAGCCATGGCCAAAATCGCGGCCCAGTACGCCATGAAAAACACCATGGGTTACGGCATCAACTCGCTAGTTGACTTTGACCGGCCAGTTGACATCTTGACCCACCTAATGATCGGTTCGGAAGGCACCTTGGGGTTTGTCGCCGGCGCCACCTTTAACACTGTCGAAGTGCCCCGGCATGTCGCCACGGCCCTGTTGGTTTTCCCCCATTTGGAGGCCGCCACCGACGCTCTGGCCCAATTGCTGGCGGCCGGGGCCAAGGTTTTGGAGCTGATGGACCCAACCTCGGTGGCCGCCGCCCAGGCCGCGGCCGCACCCGGCGATCCGATCTTGGACTTCCACGGTCCTGGCCAAACCGCGCTGCTAGTTGAGTTGCGTTCTGGCCAAGGCGAAGAGCTGGCCCAGAACCTGGCGGATATGCGCGCCTTGCTGCCCAAACTGGGGCTGGTCCGCCCGTCCAGTTTCGCCATTGAAACCAAGGACAGGGCCCTGCTCTGGGCCAGCCGAAACGGGCTGTACACGGCGGTGGCCGGGGCGCGACCGCCGGGCACCACGGCCCTGCTGGAGGATATCGCCGTACCGGTCAGTGCTCTGTCCGGCACCTGCCACCATTTGGCTCAGCTTTTCCGCCAAAACGAACTGGCTGACGGCGTCATTTTTGGGCACGCCAAAGACGGCAATATCCACTTCATGGTCACCCTCGACTTGGCCCAGGCCGTTCAGTTGAGACGCTTCGAGGCCTTTACTGACCAGATGGTCGACTTGGTCTTGGATGCCGGCGGCACCCTCAAAGCCGAACATGGCACCGGCCGGATCATGGCCCCGTTTGTGCGGCGGCAATTCGGTGACCGCCTCTACGAAGTGATGGGCCGAATAAAGCAGCTCTGCGATCCGGGTGGACTGCTTGGCCCCGGCGTGGTGATCAACGCCGATGCCCGGGCCCACCTAAACCACATCAAGGTCACCCCGGTGCTAGACGAGGCCTTCGATCGCTGCGTCGAATGCGGTTACTGTGAGCCGACCTGCGCCTCACGCGATCTGACCACTACGCCACGCCAGCGCATCGCCCTGTTGCGGCAAATCGCTACCCTGCCGCCGGATCAGGCCGAGGCCATGGCCAGGGACTTCGACTATCAGGGTGTCGACACCTGCGCGGCCGATTCGCTTTGCCTGGTGGCCTGTCCGGTCAACATTGACACCGGCCACATCATCGAGGCGATGCGGGTGGAAAGGCACTCCTCGCCGGTGGTTCAGCTATTGGGCCGGTTGGCGGCCCGGCATTGGCGGGCGGTTGTGGCGTTGCTGCGCTTAGGTCTCCACCTGGCTGGCGTTTTGCCCAGCCGGTTGCTCCAGGCCGTCACCCGGGCCGCTCGCCGGGTCCTGCCCCAAGACTGGATTCCGCAAGTCGGTCAAGACTTGCCCCGGCCCGGCCCGCCCCGCCGCCGCTCCCGCCAGCCACACCAATCACGCCAGTCCGAGCTTTGGCATGATGCCAAAGCCCAACCTCGCGGGATAGGGGCGGACCAACGTTCGGTCAGCGCCAAAACCAGCCCGCCCGAATTGAGGGGCGGGGCGGGGATCGTTGTCAGGGATTGGCTCCGGGCATTTGTCTTTGGCAATGCCAAGGCATTGCCCCAAGACAAGGCGCGAGACAACGCTCCGGGCCCCGCCCCGGCCTTTCTTGCCGAAGCTCAACCTGGCGAGTTAGGGGTTTGGCATGAGCCTGAGGATCGGCATGAGGCTGCCGTGTTCTTTTCGACCTGCATCAACTCTTTGTTTGCGCCATCTGGTGCCGGGCCGGGAGTGGGCGGCGCCCTGCGCCAGCTGGCCGCCATGGCCGGTGTCGAATTGATAATGCCTGAGCACATCGAGGACCTTTGTTGCGGCACGGTCTGGCAGTCAAAGGGTCTGGTCAGTGGCCAGCGCGAGATGGCCAGACGGGTCTTTGGCGTGTTATGGCGGGCCAGCGGGCAGGGCCGGTGGCCAGTGGTGGCGGACGCCGCCAGTTGCACCAAAACCCTGACCTCCTTGCCCGCCGCCCTGCCGGTGGCGCAGGCCGAATTGGCCCAGCGCCTCAAAGTGATTGATGCCACTTCTTACGTTCGCAAACATTTGGCCAGCCGACTGGTGGTTCCCCAGCCTTTGGCGGCAATCGCGGTCCACCCAACCTGCTCAACAGTCCACCTAGGTGCTGTCGATGACCTAGTGGCCCTGGCTGAGATGGCGGCCGAGACTGTCTTTGTGCCGCCCACTTGGGGTTGCTGTGGCTTCGCTGGCGATAGGGGCATGTTGCATCCTGAACTGACAGCCAGCGCCACTGGCCCCGAAGCCCAAGCCATTGCCCAAGCCGAAGCTGAAAGGGCCAAGGCGGCAGGCGGCATCGGCCAATTCGACGCCTATGTCACTGCCAACCGGACCTGCGAAATTGGCATCAGCCGGGCCACTGGGCGGACCTACCGCCACGTGCTAGAAGTGCTAGCAGAGGTAGCCCGGCCGGGCTGGTAG
- a CDS encoding ABC transporter substrate-binding protein produces the protein MTVDDAVFSLQRLQGLEGVPSFLLEGVTVEKTGDNTLRLTSEEPLPALPAILATPSCGIVNSKVVQENGGSADTTDTAEDFLNQTSAGSGPYILEKLDQASEAVLVLNTEYNGPQTPTYQKVILRNVKPATQKMNAESPFVPLLQPGSNVAYQPSVGRVYYNPVWLINVAGLTVAN, from the coding sequence GTGACTGTAGATGACGCAGTCTTTTCCTTGCAGCGTTTGCAGGGCCTAGAAGGGGTGCCGTCATTCTTGCTGGAAGGCGTGACGGTAGAAAAGACCGGCGACAACACCTTGAGGCTGACTTCCGAAGAGCCTTTGCCGGCCCTACCGGCCATCTTGGCCACGCCGTCCTGCGGCATTGTCAACTCCAAGGTGGTGCAGGAAAACGGCGGTTCGGCTGATACCACTGATACGGCTGAGGATTTCCTGAATCAGACCTCGGCCGGCTCTGGGCCATACATCCTGGAAAAGCTGGATCAGGCCTCCGAGGCCGTGCTGGTGCTCAACACTGAGTACAACGGACCGCAAACCCCGACCTACCAGAAGGTCATCTTGCGCAACGTCAAGCCGGCGACCCAGAAGATGAACGCTGAATCCCCGTTTGTGCCTCTGCTTCAGCCCGGATCAAACGTGGCCTATCAGCCTTCGGTGGGCCGCGTCTACTACAACCCGGTATGGCTGATAAATGTCGCAGGACTCACAGTCGCAAACTAA
- a CDS encoding ABC transporter permease, whose protein sequence is MSQDSQSQTNQSKVTPAQPADGGPSRARSARGRRSRAVLLRYLAKRLIIAVGLLFGMTLVTFSLTNLVPGDPVAAALGQRAADDPATVARFRAENGLDKPLPAQYAAYLGRLVHLDLGRSWQTHNPVRDDLAKAVPDTMEIAFGAIVCAALIGITFGALSAYHRGRLTDQLLRLISLVGISVPTFWMAIVSFFVFYYKLQWAPGSGRLSPGTASPPKVTGMYTVDSLLAGDMRTFVDASAHLILPTLVLTLYTVGLLTRFSRTSILEILDQDYVRAAKAKGLPGRTVFFKYVLRAAAVAGPATWYAPAAGFDRGPGGPGLASHRGDRAVGGAI, encoded by the coding sequence ATGTCGCAGGACTCACAGTCGCAAACTAACCAGTCCAAAGTGACGCCGGCCCAGCCGGCTGATGGCGGGCCCAGCCGGGCGCGCTCAGCTAGGGGCCGGCGCTCACGCGCCGTCCTGCTGCGCTACCTCGCCAAACGGCTGATCATTGCCGTTGGCCTGCTGTTCGGCATGACGCTGGTAACTTTCTCCCTGACTAACCTGGTGCCCGGTGACCCGGTGGCAGCCGCCTTGGGCCAGCGGGCGGCCGACGATCCGGCCACAGTGGCCCGCTTCAGGGCCGAGAACGGCTTAGATAAGCCACTGCCGGCTCAGTACGCGGCCTACCTGGGCCGGCTGGTTCATCTTGATTTGGGCCGGTCCTGGCAAACCCACAACCCGGTGCGCGACGACCTAGCCAAAGCCGTACCAGACACCATGGAAATCGCTTTTGGGGCAATTGTTTGCGCCGCCCTGATTGGTATCACTTTCGGTGCGCTCTCGGCCTACCACCGAGGCAGGCTAACCGATCAGCTTCTGCGGTTGATTTCTCTGGTGGGCATCTCTGTGCCGACATTCTGGATGGCCATTGTCAGCTTTTTTGTCTTTTACTACAAATTGCAATGGGCCCCCGGCTCGGGTCGGTTATCGCCCGGCACCGCTTCGCCCCCCAAGGTCACCGGTATGTACACGGTCGATTCGCTGCTGGCCGGCGATATGCGCACCTTTGTTGACGCCTCTGCCCACCTGATCCTGCCCACATTGGTTTTGACTCTGTACACGGTCGGCTTGCTGACCCGGTTCTCGCGGACCTCGATTCTGGAGATTCTGGACCAAGACTATGTCCGGGCCGCCAAGGCCAAGGGGCTGCCGGGACGCACCGTCTTTTTCAAATACGTGCTGCGAGCAGCGGCTGTGGCGGGCCCTGCCACCTGGTATGCGCCAGCCGCTGGGTTTGATCGCGGTCCTGGTGGCCCTGGCTTGGCTAGTCATCGTGGTGATAGGGCCGTCGGTGGCGCCATTTGA
- a CDS encoding ABC transporter permease subunit: MAPFDPLAQDLPRFAPPGAETWLGTDDLGRDVFSRILAGARVTIALALLLVCMSMLLGSLLGLVAGFFGRWVDETIMRFTDLVLAFPTVILAMVTAAALGASMFNAVLAALVVSWPPYARVVRSMVLSLRGGDYVASGRLLGFTAARSIRTDILPNVAGPTLVMATLDIGTAALLLSGLSFLGLGTKPPTPEWGSMIGAAVDNFDKWWLGLFPGLALLSVVMAFNIIGDALRDGLDPGVAKA; encoded by the coding sequence GTGGCGCCATTTGACCCCTTGGCCCAGGACTTGCCACGCTTCGCCCCGCCGGGCGCCGAGACCTGGCTGGGAACCGATGACCTGGGTCGGGATGTGTTCTCCCGGATCCTGGCCGGGGCCAGAGTGACCATCGCCTTGGCCTTGCTTCTGGTCTGCATGTCGATGCTGCTTGGGTCGCTGCTTGGTTTGGTGGCCGGCTTTTTTGGCCGCTGGGTCGATGAAACCATCATGCGCTTCACCGACCTGGTCCTAGCCTTCCCTACCGTGATTTTGGCCATGGTGACAGCGGCCGCGCTCGGGGCCTCAATGTTCAACGCGGTGCTGGCCGCACTGGTGGTGTCCTGGCCGCCCTATGCCCGCGTGGTGCGTTCAATGGTTCTGTCCCTACGGGGTGGAGATTATGTCGCTAGTGGTCGGCTGCTTGGTTTCACCGCTGCCCGGTCAATCAGAACCGACATACTGCCCAATGTGGCCGGTCCTACCTTGGTCATGGCGACCTTAGACATTGGCACGGCCGCGTTGCTGCTATCTGGCCTGTCCTTTCTTGGCCTGGGCACAAAGCCACCCACCCCTGAATGGGGTTCGATGATTGGGGCAGCCGTTGACAACTTCGACAAGTGGTGGCTGGGTCTGTTCCCTGGCCTGGCCCTGTTGTCGGTGGTAATGGCCTTCAACATTATTGGCGACGCTCTGCGCGACGGACTCGATCCGGGGGTGGCCAAGGCATGA
- a CDS encoding ABC transporter ATP-binding protein, which translates to MTAKTKPAPVLRIDQLSLSIRHEDGLSPILDQVSIEVSAGSVHGLAGESGSGKTITGLTVLGLEPRRSEVSGHIWLEDTDLLQIKGSALNQVRGRHIGMVFQDPSTSLHPQLTVGSQLTDHVRFHLKVSKATAMERAAQALDRVGLRGGQATLQRYPHEFSGGQRQRIAIAMALACEPKVLIADEPTTALDVTVQAGVLALIRQLVDTMGLAVLFITHDLGVMSSVADTVAIMRHGQVVENGPRREVFTEPAHPYTRQLLASLPGAKGGLASRQDLERMHQSDTGQAPKAEGSAL; encoded by the coding sequence ATGACGGCCAAAACCAAGCCCGCCCCAGTGCTGCGCATTGACCAGCTGAGTTTGTCAATCCGGCATGAAGACGGCCTCAGCCCAATCCTCGATCAGGTCTCGATCGAGGTCAGCGCCGGGTCAGTACACGGCCTGGCTGGTGAATCGGGTAGCGGCAAAACCATCACCGGGCTGACGGTACTGGGCCTAGAACCGCGCCGCTCTGAGGTTTCCGGCCACATTTGGCTGGAGGATACCGACCTACTTCAGATCAAAGGTTCAGCCCTGAACCAGGTGCGTGGCCGCCACATCGGCATGGTTTTCCAAGACCCTTCAACCTCCCTACACCCACAGCTAACAGTGGGTTCCCAACTGACCGACCACGTCCGCTTCCACCTCAAGGTCTCCAAAGCCACCGCAATGGAACGGGCGGCACAGGCCCTCGACCGGGTCGGCCTGCGCGGTGGCCAGGCCACTTTGCAGCGCTATCCCCACGAATTCTCCGGCGGCCAGCGCCAACGCATCGCCATCGCCATGGCGCTGGCCTGCGAACCCAAAGTCCTGATTGCTGATGAGCCGACCACCGCCCTGGATGTCACCGTGCAAGCCGGCGTGCTGGCCCTGATCCGCCAGCTGGTCGACACAATGGGTTTGGCTGTGTTGTTCATTACTCATGACCTCGGCGTGATGAGCTCAGTAGCCGACACGGTCGCCATCATGCGCCACGGCCAAGTGGTTGAAAACGGCCCGCGCCGCGAAGTTTTCACCGAACCGGCTCACCCCTATACCCGCCAGCTGCTGGCCTCACTGCCCGGCGCCAAAGGCGGGTTGGCCTCGCGCCAGGATCTTGAACGTATGCACCAATCCGATACGGGCCAGGCCCCAAAGGCTGAGGGGAGCGCGCTGTGA
- a CDS encoding ATP-binding cassette domain-containing protein gives MSPDHAASAAPVIEVKDVSVTYPGHPPVEAVKGVSFELHQGEVVGLVGESGCGKSTMAKVLTGLVKPSAGRVVYHGQAVKPLGIARRGLELTGIQMVFQDPGSSLNPRRRVGAQIQDGLDCAGRRVKAGLAGGPRAKSNATTPGAWMEAVGLEPKDQNRFPGSFSGGQRQRIATARALAAQPDVLIGDEPISALDASTQARVAYPMSTLALQQGAALLFISHDLSVVRLIADRLLVMYAGQIVEQGPTERVWEQPAHPYTRSLLGAIPVPDGEGRLPQVTSLTDPSPPSP, from the coding sequence GTGAGCCCCGACCACGCGGCATCGGCCGCCCCGGTTATCGAGGTCAAAGACGTGTCCGTGACCTACCCGGGCCACCCGCCCGTCGAGGCGGTCAAAGGGGTCAGTTTCGAACTGCACCAAGGCGAAGTGGTTGGCCTGGTGGGCGAGTCCGGTTGCGGCAAATCAACTATGGCCAAAGTTCTGACCGGCCTGGTCAAACCCTCCGCCGGTCGAGTTGTCTACCACGGCCAAGCCGTCAAGCCGCTTGGCATTGCCCGCCGCGGCCTGGAGCTGACCGGTATCCAGATGGTCTTCCAAGATCCCGGTTCGTCGCTTAACCCGCGCCGCCGGGTTGGTGCCCAGATCCAAGACGGCCTGGACTGTGCCGGCCGGCGGGTCAAGGCTGGCCTGGCCGGTGGGCCACGGGCGAAATCGAACGCCACTACGCCTGGCGCTTGGATGGAGGCGGTGGGTCTTGAGCCCAAGGACCAAAACCGTTTCCCGGGCAGCTTCTCCGGCGGCCAACGCCAACGCATCGCCACCGCCCGGGCGCTGGCCGCCCAGCCGGATGTACTGATAGGCGACGAGCCGATCAGCGCCCTTGACGCCTCGACCCAGGCCCGGGTGGCCTACCCGATGTCAACCCTGGCCCTTCAGCAGGGGGCGGCGTTGCTGTTTATCTCCCATGACCTGTCCGTAGTGCGGTTGATTGCTGATCGCCTGCTGGTGATGTACGCCGGCCAGATTGTCGAACAAGGGCCAACTGAGCGGGTCTGGGAGCAGCCGGCCCACCCCTATACCAGGTCGCTGCTTGGTGCCATTCCTGTGCCCGATGGCGAAGGTCGCCTACCCCAGGTCACCTCACTTACAGACCCGTCCCCGCCAAGCCCCTGA
- a CDS encoding GNAT family N-acetyltransferase, producing the protein MVTAALVVSLDASWAEQLTTAAVANGLWPMEPQDLVAGQSFVTLAAGLPGDEVAAVVEGAVARAALPRGVLAVACEPFITPRSFMGYSVHVMTPHNQAAAWRDVAGQAELLLAPGELCPVNAQVGLWARGQIASVLDQWLSSGVWLRRVTNDLEFAQAFNLRYEVFVDEQLVPPEEELDPLDVSCEHVILTDSGVLVGTGRLIRPPRSGGVWHLGRIAVAASRRGEHLGQAIVHGLEQLAVGLTNDDKPVVAELAAQQQAAGFYEKLGYQLFGPVFLDGGIEHRQAHKVLRA; encoded by the coding sequence ATGGTGACTGCGGCCCTTGTTGTGAGTTTGGATGCTAGTTGGGCCGAGCAGTTGACCACCGCGGCTGTGGCCAACGGACTGTGGCCAATGGAGCCTCAAGACCTAGTTGCCGGCCAATCATTTGTCACCCTAGCGGCCGGCCTACCCGGGGATGAAGTGGCCGCCGTGGTCGAAGGGGCCGTCGCCCGGGCGGCCTTACCACGCGGCGTGCTGGCCGTGGCCTGCGAGCCCTTCATCACGCCTCGGTCATTTATGGGCTATTCCGTCCACGTTATGACGCCCCATAATCAAGCTGCGGCCTGGCGTGATGTCGCCGGCCAGGCCGAGCTGTTGCTGGCGCCTGGTGAGCTCTGCCCGGTCAACGCCCAGGTTGGGCTTTGGGCCCGCGGCCAGATCGCCTCGGTTCTGGATCAATGGTTGTCCAGCGGTGTTTGGCTGCGGCGGGTGACCAACGACCTCGAGTTTGCCCAGGCCTTCAACCTGCGCTATGAGGTTTTTGTCGATGAACAACTGGTGCCGCCGGAAGAAGAACTCGACCCACTTGATGTCAGCTGTGAGCACGTTATTTTGACCGATTCCGGCGTGCTGGTTGGCACCGGCCGCCTGATCCGGCCACCTCGGTCCGGTGGCGTATGGCATTTGGGCCGGATCGCCGTGGCAGCCTCCCGGCGAGGCGAGCACCTGGGCCAAGCCATTGTTCACGGCTTGGAACAGCTGGCGGTAGGACTGACCAATGACGACAAGCCGGTGGTGGCCGAACTGGCGGCCCAGCAGCAGGCCGCCGGCTTTTACGAAAAGCTCGGCTACCAGCTTTTTGGCCCGGTCTTCCTTGACGGCGGCATTGAACACCGCCAAGCTCACAAGGTTTTGCGCGCCTGA